A segment of the Bufo bufo chromosome 5, aBufBuf1.1, whole genome shotgun sequence genome:
gtgagtactggtatagaagaaagcagattgtaatgaagcagttttcatatgtaaagtctataatcttcaatcagtatctctgcttttaactagggcaatcctctgtagtgcaactcactatgaaagcggcaggcagagcggcagcgtaacctcgcgatattcactcattcacgctcctcccacttcattcatgaagggaagtgggaggagcgtgaatgagtgagcatcgcaaggttacgctgccgctctgcctgccgctttcatagtgagttgcactacagaggaatgccctagttaaaagcagagatactgcttgaagattatagactgtacatgtgataattgccgtgagcggggcccgatgtattacagtacagtgactgcatcgggccccgccgcgagtgttgccagcctccgtcccctcctcccactcctctgatacattgcggcttgcgatgtatcagcgtcaccaaagtaaacatggcagtgttcgctttataagacgcactgccattttccccccacttttgggggggaaaaagtgcgtcttataaagcgaaaaatacggtatatcttccatgtactttatcatttatctataatagcctgcctacattcaatgtgctgcctgtgctgttcatagtgcgccctgcgctgatgaatggtaggaaaagtctaaggcatactggtacaccatagactttttccagggtgtgggtgcctacagagagggctccgagtgccacctctggcaccagtgccataggttcgccaccactgctctaaaggcattccgttatgcattctgtcatggaattgcgctatggtccgtggtaacagaatccataacgcaattctgcttttaccaccaaacgaagtgtgaacgattttcaaaatatgaaattcgctcacctCTACTCATAATAAATTTGTGGCATCTTGTGCTATATTGAAACTGGAAAATGAAAACTACCCTGCTGTGAGCTGCAATTTCGGCTTTATAACACCACAAAACTGAAGGAAATTGAATATTGAATACCCCCTTATTCTATAATTGCTTTGTATTCATTTAGGACACTTTCACCCAGGTGTGTGTGAGCgtcttacaaatactgaccaaaatactgcgcgtgaaactggccttaaagggaacctgtcccctcactgagcgtttctaaatgttcattgtgttaccctaaacatataaattacacttttaattttatttgcagatgaattcaataagtattatgcatttttatacttcccgccttttatgcaaattaacataaaagagtcatatcttacttgtgtgaccagagaagagtcatattttcaagctctgactcatctcaggttaatttgcatatgtatcaaatcgggttttttacacaataaaagcacacagagctatggggactgggtattgcggatgtgctagcggccatctagcaacccatatcctcagctctatacccaaaatcccgtttctgtcaccccactaaagtgattttttttttttggggctagttaaattagttatatagcgatatatgcaaatataatagtgttccttactttgatccagcagtttagtcaaaaaacgaagttttatcatatgcaaattccgtctctaccagcaagtagggcgtctacttgctggtagctgctgcagaaatccgccccctcctcttgttgattgacagggccagccgggatctcctcctccggccagccctgtcggcgtttcaaaaatcgtgcgcccgtgttgaatctgcgcaggcgctctgagatgaggaggttcgtctcctcagaactccctcagtgcgcctgcgccgatgacgtcttctatttcgatgatgtcatcggcgcaggcgcactgagggagctctgaggagacgagcctcctcatctcagagcgcctgcgcagattcaacacgggcgcgcaatttttgaaatgccgacagggctggccggaggaggagatcccggctggccctgtcaatcaacaagaggagggggcggatttctgcagcagctaccagcaagtagacgccctacttgctggtagagaccgaatttgcataggataaaacttcgttttttgactaaactgctggatcaaagtaaggaacacaattatattttaatatatcgctatataactaatttaactagcccaaaaaaaaaaatcactttagtggggtgacagaagccctttaaaggaaatgGGTAATAAAATCtgccccgataccacttttttttttttttttttttttagtttttctggTGTTTTCTCAATTGACCACGAAATCTGAGGGGGTTAAATGATCAGACATTAGCTACAAAAtgatgctgtttaaaacagcagaaacccagtggCTATGATGCCTATGGAGCGGGCGTCATGTTTCTAGGGAATCCATCTGATTAAAATCAGCTTACATGTCCGATGAGCACTTGCCAGCTGAATCTAATGTTCTTGCTCCCATGTTGCAACAAGAGCATTGCTATTGCGCCGCTCACTCTGTACATGCGGCACCCCCCACCTCTTtgactgacaggaccaggcatgtAGATGTattcatgcctggccctgaagtCTTGTGGCAGCGCTATCGCCACTGTGTTCGACACTTGCACAATACAATGGATGAAGCTCGAGGAGcacccagacatgcaagctgattTTAATAGCATGGATTTATTAAGCGATTCCTTTTTAAAGACCTGACTTGTACATGCATGGCGGAggttgggaaagggttaatcatGTCTACAGGTAAATAGGCCTGCCATcttcacatcatcatcatcgtttTATTGTTCCAACACTCCCAAAATAAAGGAACTTTGAAAGTAGAGTTTCACATCATTTTGTGTCTACAACTCCAATGCATCTccgtggtaacagactacaaaaaaCGGTGTAGTCTGATTATTTAGTCGTACTTCCTTTCGTTTGTTCCGTAAGTTGTTGAGAATTAGAAAACAAATAGAAGTAAATATGACTGCAGAAGCAGATTACACCGTTTGTAGtcggttaccatggagacacatagaccTGCATGAGAGCTGTTATTTCAGATGTAGTCAGAGGCAATTAATAAAGGACTGTGTTAACCTATTTCACAACCATTTCTTTACTCTATAAAGCACTATATGGCcaatttactaaaaaaaaaaaaactacggtAAATGACTGACATAGTCTCCATCCTCTGGCTCTCTCTGACATGCACGCCAGAGGTCTCTCTCCCGTCAATCATACCTTCCAGAGCCTTGACCTTGACATAAAGGACCATCTACCACTGTTTTACTTTACCCACATGATTGGTATATACTATTGCCATTTACACGATAGTTTacccagtaaggctactttcacacttgcggcagagagatccggcaagcagttccgtcgccggaactgcctgccggatcaggcaaaatgtatgctaactgatggcattagtaagactgatcaggatcctgatcagtcttaaaaatgcctgatcagtcgaaaaaatgcattgaaatgccggatccgtctttccggtgtcatccggcaaaaacggatccggcatttattttttcacctttttttcagtctgcgcatgcgcataccggaaggacggatccggcattccggtattctgaatgccggatccggcactaatacattcctatgggaaaaaatgcctgatccggcattcaggcaagtcttcagtttttttagccggagataaaaccgtagcatgctacggttttctcttttgcctgatcagtcaaaacgactgaactgaagacatcctgatgcaaactgaacggattactctccattcagaatgcatggggacatacctgatcagttcttttccggtatagagcccctgtgatggaactctatgccggaaaagaataacgcaagtgtgaaagtagcctaattccaaTTTGTGGTGGTGCCTGCAGCGTTGGATCCCGGTCCTAAGGTTCCCGTAGCCACGGCACTCCAATGGATATTTTCCAATACCTTTATTACACCTAAAtcagcagcgacgtttcgacctcacggtctttatcaagctcacaTTTGCCATTtaattagatttttattttttataagatTTGTAGacgtcattattattattattattttttttacgtctgactaatgtatgtatttttttattcttggTTTCTCCGTTTATTTTCTTCCAGCTGTGTTTGCTGATTGCCTTTCTTTGCGTGACGTTCTCCAACTGGACAGACTACAGTGCTTACCGCTATTTTGAAGTTGTCACAATTTGCTTCATGATCCTCATAATTATCTTTTATGTGGTGAACCTATTCCGGATTTACAGGATGCTCACTTGTGTCTCGTGGCCGCTAGCGGTAGGTAAATCTTTAATATGCTTGTATGGCTCATTACTCAAAAAGCATTTATAGTTCTCAGTGGCGGTGGCTGATGAGGCGGCACGGCCAATGCCCTCCTTCCTTGTATCAAATTATTCTTGAGAGCAAATGCGATTGTTAGAAATGAGTTCTGGTTGATCACCTACAATGATTAATGTTATATTTTAGATAGtacagcaggggtactcaactagttttattaaaggttcacatacctgggtctgcagtcatgtGAAGGTCCAAGCTgagcgccaacagtaaagatgccatcttTGTAATGCCTTGCAAACTTTGTAGAACTACCGTATTTACATTCAGATTTATAATTGTTTTTAGTGTGAAAACTggcattttttctctttcttttttgagGGCTGCagatagggttgccacctttctcaacaaaaaatactggccaagttgtgggggcgtggcttaacatgGTGTGTTACGTCACTGTCATACTCTgctccccagtaatattaatacccccattagtggcGCCCAGAATAAATAATGCCCTTATTAGCGCCCCCATAATTCATATTGCCCCATTAAtagtagtgccccccagaattagtaatgcccccattagtgcccccagtaagagtaatgccaccattagtgcccccagtaagaataatgccaccAGTAGTGCCCGCTTCTCTgcttttgccaaaaaaaaaaaaaaaagcattcacCTCGCCGCGGTGACCATtcgctgctgactagaagctcatgacaggaccggtgctccaacgtgatgatggtcttgcaggtcctgtcctgagcttccagtcagcagggagtgttccacctccatttgctcacgctgtggggaggtaattttttttattttttggattagcacaagtggcggtggaggtaaaggctgtactaatgagcgctccacgatggaagcgctcattagtaacagtccttacaggaaaattccggcaggggaactaaaataccagccttgccggtgaactactggccgggtggcaacccaagccgcagaacagacatatgtatttttgttccacatccaatccccattattgggggattggatgcagaccccttaaagggaacccgtcatcacctttatgctaacctcactgagggcagcataaatttgtaacagaaatgctgatttcagcggtgtgtcactcatgagctaaaagtaagtggttgccgagaaccagcatcataatcattgcagcccaggccttaaaaagagtcaaatctacttgagaagagtcatggttattaatGGttatataatctcctgctctcccgcccatctgctgatgattggcagttctctcctagacagaaagagagaaaactcggtagaagactgtcagtcatcagcaggtgggcaggaattcatgaataaccaggactcttctcaggtggccgtgactcttttccaggctcagtctgcaatgtttgggatgttggttctcggcaaccacttaggctgcgttcacacgggcgagatttccgcgcgggtgcaatgcggtaggtgaacgcattgcacccgcactgaatctggacccattcatttcaatggggctgttcagatgagcgatgattttcacgcatcacttatgcgttgcgtgaaaatcgcagcatgctctatattctgcgtttttcacgcaacgcaggccccatagaagtgaatggggttgcgtgaaaatcgcatgcatccgcaagcaagtgcggatgcggtgcgattttcacgcacggttgctaggtgactgtctatacactgtattattttcccttataacatggttataagggaaaataatagcattctgatgacagaatgcatagtaggtgatcagttgagggttaaaaaaaataaaaaaattaactcaccttctccgtttgttcgcgtagttctcccggtcttcagttctttaaaaagatgaactatgggctaaaggacctttgatgacgtaagatcacatgctccatcaccacggtgatggaccatgtgattggagcatgtgatctgacgtcaccaaaggtcctttagcccatagttcatctttttaaagaactgaagaccgggagaactacgcgaacaaacggagaaggtgagttaatttttttattttttttaaccctcaactgatcacctactatgcattctgtcatcagaatgctattattttcccttataaccatgttataagggaaaataattacatctacacaacaccgaacccaaacctgaacttctgtgaagaagttcgggtctgggtaccacagtctgttttttatcacgcgcgtgcaaaatgcattgcacccgcgcgataaaaactgaacatcggaacgcaatcgcagtcaaaactgactgcaattgcattcctactcgcgcgggtttgccgcaacacaccgggacgcatccggaactaatccggacacgctcgtgtgaacccagccttacttttaacttataaatgacagaccgctgaaatcaactcacctgtctctactttatactgccgttagttatgggcagcataaagttgatgacaggttccctttaattacaatggggccacataagatgcagacagcacagtgtgcgctgtctgcatcttttgcggccccattgaaatgaaggggtccgcatccaatcccccaataatggggaTTGGATGTGGAACAAAACTATcgtggtttgatggggctttatCTTTATTTAAAATCATTACCTTTAACTTTACAGAGAGGCCCAGGAaagatgggaacacgacactgacaccctggagtcctttcctgcagtcagtgatgtGCTCCCGCCTGTCTGTACccctctcctcccttcccccccaaaTGTGAAATGTAtttaattggtggcagtggtgatgtccaccCCCCTCTCCGtgtgtgtcctttggagcttgaagctcccttacgtgcCGCTGCTGCAGGAGAGAAGGGACCTGTAAACACAGCTCCCTCCACGTGGAGGTGTCGGATGAAAGCTcgggtgcctgcatgtggagggacctGTCTTATTCAGTGCGCACCTGGGAGATTAGGAAGCGCCCAGTGCGCTGGAAAGAGCAGAAGCTCCTCCCCATGCAGGCGCTGGAGGAGCGAGCTGAAGGGATGGCAGGGGTTCGGACCGCGGtctgccagttgagtacccctgcagtAGAGGATTCTTCTCCACAAGCCCAGTGCAGTGATGAGAAAAATACATTTATTACCAAATGAACTTGTGAACCCCAAGAAGTTGTACTAGTATAATGAGAATGTGTATTAGAACATCAGTTCATTTTTTGAGGGGTTTCTTTCATTCTAGGAATTGTTACACTATGCCATATGTACCTTCCTGCTCTTTATTGGCTCCATTGTGGCTGCTGTCAAAAGTTCTGGCGTTGGTGGATTAGTGGCTGGATCGGTAAGATAATATATTGAGTTCTCTGTTTCAGCGCAGTATTCATCTGTGCATTTTAAGCTCTGCTATACTGGGCATGGGGTCTTTTCAGAGGTTATTAAGAGCTATTTGGTTATTCAGAATTATTGAAAACATTCCTTGTCTTCCCGATTCCGGTGCTGCAGACTATTTCTCCCTCCCGCTTCAGAGTGCTCTGTATCTAGACATGCACACCACCAGGCATTCTGCAATGATAGCAGAGAAGAAGTAGGCCAGTCAGtgtatgtggtgagtggcttTAGGGTCCCGTTTGTAATTGCAACAGCTGCAACCCCCCATACCTTCCCTACTAGCAGTACACAGCTAGATGCATGTAGTGTGGTCAGTATCTAGAATAAGAATACCATCACCGTTGCCGTTTCCCACCATAGACTCTCATGGCATATTTGATATGTCATAAAAGTATGATCAGAGGACTCCACCACTAGACTATTACATTCTTGCTGAATACAATAGTGGTACTTTATTCAGAACTAAACTAAATTCATAGCAGTGTCTATACATCTGGCCCACTATCTAAGATTATTACGATGGTAATTTTATCCTGTATTGGGATGGATACCTGCAAAAAAATACATTGTCCTGGTTTCATTGCACATCGCTGGTCCATCTGATCTAAATCAGCTGGTCCAATCGAGTTTTTCTAGTATGTTTAGACCATTTTAAAATGAATTGTCCTGAGttatagggctgcagctaacaattatttgaataatcgattagttgtcgataatttcatcgattaatcaggaaaaaacaccaaaatgacaaaaaaaaaaggagtttataTGATttcacttgaaaaattatgttcaaaggccatattaaaacaaatttaggagttacataattattaaaattttgcattacaatgtaaaaaagacacgttatgggggatctgtggatgacactgttatggggatctgtggatgacactattatgggggatctgtggatggcactgttatgggggggatctgtggatggcactgttatgggagggagatctgtggatggcactggtttggggagggagatctgtggatggcactgttatggggaaggggatctgtggatggcactgttatgggagggggatctgtgcactgctatgggagggggatctgaatggcactcttatggggaggggggtctgtggatggcactgttatggggaaggggatctgtggatggcacagttatgggagggggatctgtggatggcacggttatggggagggggatcttggcactgctatggggatggggatctgtggatggcactgttatggggggggatctgtggatggcactgtcaaagggagggggatctgtgcactgctatgggagggggatctgaatggcactgttatggggagggggatctatggatggcactgttatggggagggggatctgtggatggcactgttatggggaaggggatctgtggatggcactgttatggggatggggatctgtggatggtactgttatggagtggatctgtggatggcacggttatggggagggggatctgtgcactgctatggggatggggatctgtgactggcactgttatggaggggatctgtggatggcactgttatggaggggatctgtggatggcacggttatggggaggggggtctgtgcactgctatggggagggggatctgtggatggcagtggtactgttatggggagggggatctgtggatggtactgttatggggagggggatctgtgtatgacactgttatggggaggggatcagtggatgacactatatccgtatgctatatgtgtcatccacagatctcccccataacagtgccatccacagatcccctccccataacagtaccatccacagatccccctccccataacagtaccatccacagatccccctcctcatagcagtgccatccacagatccccctccccataacagtgccatccacagatctcccaatacaccgggccacaTCAGTATTCAGACTATTCCGtaactggcagtaacttttacttgaactttaaatcagctctatgatctttattaccttacaaatacaatgaagctccagtacagcctgctccgcccactttatgaatgaagagaggcggagcaggcgcgtcacttgAGTAAGTGACgtaacgccgccgcccgctctgcctgttaccggagcttcattgtaagttagtaaagatgcgctgatttaaagttgagGTAAAAGTTACTGCTGGTTAAGGACCCTGTCCGCCCGCTCCggccccgcatagcaacgaatcggccgattattcgataacagGATTTGTTGACAatgaatccagttatcgaatattatggataactttgattaatcgttgcagccctactgatttataatttttacaTTCTATATAACAGTATCCCTGAGCTCAGTAGTTTTGTGTTGCATACTGTACATTCAGAAGTTCAAAAgtctcagaactgtaagtaatattgatACTTTCTGACCAGTGATGTTCCACATTTggaatagtgtgtgtgtgtgtgtgtatgtatgtatgtatgtgtatatgtgtgtgtatatatatatatatatatatatatatatatatctctcatgatttccttttttctttcagATCTTCGGATtcatcgcctgtgtcctctgtattgtaGGCATGGTGCTATCATATAAAGTGACATTTGTAACTCAATCCAGTGGTAAGTTATATTACCAAAGAAAACCCATGTATTCAGGGTCTGCACCCAGAGAAGGGACTTCTATATGTTTAATCAGTATATACTGAGATGTTGGCATTTTCCTGTAATGGTACAGTGCCATTTTTAAAATGTGACCATAGGAAATGCAGTCTTATTTGTAATCACTTTTGACTTGGCTTCTTTCTCATCTCTGCATGGCAAAAATGACGCTTTCCTATTTATTGAACAAAATAATAGATGATGATTGTGAGTGACAACCAGTATGGCCGTACGTCCTACTA
Coding sequences within it:
- the CMTM7 gene encoding CKLF-like MARVEL transmembrane domain-containing protein 7 isoform X1, whose product is MSQHNVTVIRTTASSSNVQHTSPGLVDRGYPRSSGATLKLCQALCLLIAFLCVTFSNWTDYSAYRYFEVVTICFMILIIIFYVVNLFRIYRMLTCVSWPLAELLHYAICTFLLFIGSIVAAVKSSGVGGLVAGSIFGFIACVLCIVGMVLSYKVTFVTQSSGATL
- the CMTM7 gene encoding CKLF-like MARVEL transmembrane domain-containing protein 7 isoform X2, which produces MSQHNVTVIRTTASSSNVQHTSPGLVDRGYPRSSGATLKLCQALCLLIAFLCVTFSNWTDYSAYRYFEVVTICFMILIIIFYVVNLFRIYRMLTCVSWPLAELLHYAICTFLLFIGSIVAAVKSSGVGGLVAGSIFGFIACVLCIVGMVLSYKVTFVTQSSDSAG